A portion of the Magnolia sinica isolate HGM2019 chromosome 17, MsV1, whole genome shotgun sequence genome contains these proteins:
- the LOC131231476 gene encoding anaphase-promoting complex subunit 7-like isoform X3 gives MNFEKARAIDPYIVTYMDEYAMLLKAKSDHSKLNKLVHDLLNIDPARAEVFGALSVLWERKDDRWALAYAEKSLRIDDRHISGHIMKGNLYLSMNRPDAAVTAFRAAHELRPDLRSYQGLVRSYLALSKTKEAFYAAREAMKSMPLSAKALKLVGDVHAINSGGREKARRFYESALRTEPSYLGAALALAELHVVDGRNGDAVSLLERYLKDWADDSLHIKLAQVFAATNMLSEALSHYQSALRLNPQNEAAKKGLDRLEKQMKRLDPDVPDEDEENEVVDADGDQEEAELI, from the exons atgaattttgaaaag GCTCGTGCTATTGATCCATACATTGTTACATACATGGATGAGTATGCAATGCTTCTAAAGGCGAAGTCTGATCACTCGAAGCTAAACAAGTTGGTGCATGATTTGCTGAACATTGATCCTGCAAGGGCAGAAGTCTTTGGAGCTTTATCTGTATTATGGGAAAGGAAAGATGACAGGTGGGCTTTAGCTTATGCGGAGAAG AGCCTTCGAATTGATGATAGGCATATATCAGGTCATATAATGAAG GGTAACCTGTATTTATCCATGAACCGACCAGATGCGGCTGTGACGGCTTTCAGGGCAGCTCATGAATTAAGGCCTGATCTTCGCTCGTACCAAG GTCTAGTTCGCTCTTATTTGGCACTTTCTAAAACCAAAGAGGCTTTTTATGCTGCTCGAGAGGCAATGAAGTCCATGCCTCTGTCTGCAAAGGCTCTTAAATTAGTCGGTGATGTGCATGCTATTAATTCTGGTGGGAGAGAGAAG GCAAGGAGGTTCTATGAATCAGCTCTCCGTACAGAACCCAGTTACCTTGGAGCTGCTTTAGCCTTGGCTGAGCTCCATGTTGTTGATGGCCGAAATGGAGATGCCGTGTCGCTCCTCGAGAGATATCTCAAAGATTGGGCAGATGACTCTCTCCATATCAAGTTGGCGCAAGTATTTGCAGCAACGAATATGCTGTCAGAGGCCCTGTCACATTACCAGTCCGCACTCAG GTTAAACCCACAAAACGAAGCTGCCAAAAAAGGTTTAGACCGCTTGGAGAAGCAGATGAAG